Proteins from one Nitrospira sp. genomic window:
- a CDS encoding collagen-like protein — MSHVNHEQSTQGCPKSTCPTCEPQTPLRNSYFFGKLMDVPDFDVEQQYVVEKFKRHHQRLHGTGVVCGLEVAAHANLACRDHYVVMKPGTALDCCGNEILVLNEEVVDIRTFPAVAKLIHAAASEGEAIDHVLQFCVRYRECPTEDVPVLYDECGCDDTRCAPNRILETYAFDVLVDQPLPAPAAPFAPVLEWISTLALPRAKAVLVHESSERIYAAADLAPNGGIVQQFHLHTGAPIAPKTFTESVLALSANSDGSRLFAAVAGAGGASAMLEVLDTSTPAAFSGASLASVPIPDSVGAKMSLLVLPSGELVSLASTAMKSVIQLWNVGATPPTPIATGSAQVNVALVGLTLASDGITLYAAEASNTIHHFDTTVANLNPQTVAITGSGIVAIEVVKSTAPDLITWIENIPKNLKLANSDGTALGTIPLPEPPVALAVASGGRLAYVLMQPAAGPAQVISVNLHRFLADPTHPEQALGTPLPIGNQGTALALSGHLYAAYEDGVAVLDIHDADCGDYLKRHACPGCDTTDCVILATVQRWRPGHRLENPTVPLSDPIADAAAGIARIDNDLGRIVVPSVTDLTKAITCILDHGLNGGNGEQGPPGPQGPQGQQGPAGPQGAPGPQGPAGPTGPIGPAGSIGPQGPVGPQGPAGPNGVGPDWDLPHICDFNWKHGAIVNRQDFLKNRTQLVVVFDTPMLNTDIHENSVRVSIGRFHVEKEVPQWCWCDLSLNDRLVGGRIGKKCDARSEFTPGPTASGRVTALRIQLPTNLLNLAEAGTNKMALRVHIIIDGDFIRGEHHKTKELRALDGDHLPKLKDPSPPGPPSPGEVPEWMQTGDDRFSGDGVEGGTFRSWFDIMI, encoded by the coding sequence ATGTCCCATGTGAACCATGAGCAATCCACCCAGGGATGCCCAAAGTCAACCTGCCCGACATGTGAACCGCAAACGCCGCTGCGCAACAGCTATTTCTTCGGCAAGCTGATGGACGTGCCGGACTTCGACGTGGAACAACAATACGTCGTTGAGAAGTTCAAGCGCCACCATCAGCGCCTGCATGGCACTGGTGTCGTCTGCGGTCTAGAAGTCGCGGCCCATGCCAATCTCGCCTGTCGCGACCACTATGTGGTCATGAAGCCGGGCACGGCACTGGACTGTTGCGGGAACGAAATCCTGGTCTTGAACGAAGAGGTGGTGGATATCCGGACCTTCCCCGCCGTTGCCAAGCTGATTCATGCCGCAGCAAGCGAGGGAGAGGCGATCGACCATGTGTTGCAGTTCTGCGTCCGCTACCGTGAATGTCCTACTGAGGACGTACCGGTACTATACGACGAGTGTGGGTGCGACGACACACGCTGCGCACCGAACCGTATTCTCGAGACGTATGCCTTTGACGTGCTGGTGGACCAGCCTCTGCCGGCCCCTGCGGCGCCCTTTGCCCCAGTTCTGGAATGGATATCCACCTTGGCTCTCCCGAGAGCGAAGGCTGTCCTGGTCCATGAGAGTTCAGAGAGGATTTACGCCGCGGCAGATCTCGCCCCAAATGGCGGCATCGTTCAGCAGTTCCATCTCCATACCGGTGCACCGATCGCTCCCAAGACTTTTACCGAGTCAGTCTTGGCCCTGAGTGCCAACTCAGACGGATCGCGACTGTTCGCAGCCGTCGCTGGAGCTGGTGGAGCCAGTGCGATGTTGGAAGTGCTCGACACTTCGACTCCGGCGGCCTTCTCCGGTGCCTCGCTGGCCAGCGTGCCCATCCCTGACAGTGTGGGCGCCAAGATGAGCCTGCTAGTTCTGCCATCAGGTGAACTGGTGAGTCTTGCTTCCACAGCCATGAAGTCCGTCATCCAGCTGTGGAACGTTGGTGCCACGCCACCCACCCCCATCGCTACCGGTTCGGCGCAGGTCAATGTGGCACTCGTCGGTCTAACCCTCGCCAGTGATGGAATTACGCTGTACGCAGCGGAAGCCTCCAACACGATTCATCACTTCGACACCACGGTGGCCAACTTGAACCCGCAGACCGTGGCGATCACAGGTTCTGGTATCGTCGCCATCGAGGTGGTGAAGAGCACTGCGCCCGATCTCATCACCTGGATCGAAAACATTCCAAAAAACCTCAAGCTCGCCAACAGTGACGGCACAGCGCTGGGCACTATCCCACTACCAGAACCACCCGTGGCACTGGCCGTCGCCTCTGGAGGCCGTTTGGCCTACGTGCTTATGCAGCCGGCAGCTGGTCCCGCTCAAGTCATCAGCGTGAATCTGCACCGCTTCCTCGCTGATCCCACCCACCCAGAACAGGCCTTAGGTACCCCCTTGCCCATAGGCAATCAGGGCACTGCATTAGCCCTGTCGGGACATCTCTATGCTGCTTACGAAGATGGGGTAGCAGTCTTAGACATCCACGATGCCGACTGCGGGGATTACTTGAAACGCCACGCCTGCCCCGGTTGCGACACGACTGATTGTGTAATCCTGGCCACCGTACAACGTTGGCGACCCGGACACCGACTGGAGAACCCAACTGTCCCGCTCAGCGACCCCATAGCTGATGCGGCTGCTGGTATCGCTCGCATCGACAACGATCTGGGTCGCATTGTCGTGCCCAGCGTGACCGACCTCACAAAGGCCATCACCTGCATCCTTGACCATGGTTTGAATGGAGGTAATGGTGAACAGGGTCCACCGGGTCCCCAGGGTCCTCAAGGACAGCAGGGACCTGCTGGACCTCAAGGTGCCCCTGGTCCTCAGGGCCCAGCAGGACCAACTGGTCCCATAGGACCGGCAGGCTCCATCGGTCCACAGGGGCCTGTAGGACCCCAAGGCCCCGCTGGCCCAAACGGAGTCGGCCCCGACTGGGACCTGCCGCACATCTGCGATTTCAACTGGAAACACGGCGCAATCGTAAACCGACAAGACTTTCTGAAGAATCGGACGCAGTTGGTAGTGGTGTTCGACACTCCCATGCTAAATACCGACATTCATGAAAACAGCGTGCGCGTCAGTATCGGACGATTTCATGTGGAGAAAGAAGTGCCCCAATGGTGTTGGTGCGATCTTTCCTTAAACGACCGGCTGGTTGGCGGCCGTATTGGAAAGAAGTGCGATGCCCGATCGGAGTTCACGCCTGGACCCACTGCCAGTGGAAGAGTGACGGCTCTGCGTATACAACTTCCGACAAATCTCCTCAATCTTGCAGAGGCCGGCACGAACAAGATGGCCTTACGCGTCCACATCATCATCGATGGCGACTTCATTCGGGGAGAACACCACAAGACGAAGGAGCTGCGCGCGCTGGACGGCGATCACCTGCCAAAACTGAAGGATCCGAGTCCACCGGGACCGCCCTCTCCAGGAGAAGTGCCTGAATGGATGCAAACCGGAGATGACCGCTTCTCAGGAGACGGTGTAGAAGGTGGCACGTTCAGGAGCTGGTTCGACATCATGATCTGA